One region of Vibrio pelagius genomic DNA includes:
- the rplO gene encoding 50S ribosomal protein L15: MRLNTLSPAAGSKPSKKRVGRGIGSGLGKTGGRGHKGQKSRSGGSVRPGFEGGQMPLKQRLPKFGFTSRKSLVSAEVRLAELAKVTGDVVDLNSLKAANVITKNIEFVKIVLSGELSKAVTVKGLRVTKGAKAAIEAAGGKIEE; the protein is encoded by the coding sequence ATGCGTTTGAATACTCTATCACCGGCTGCTGGCTCTAAACCTTCTAAGAAGCGTGTAGGTCGTGGTATCGGTTCTGGCCTTGGTAAAACAGGTGGCCGTGGTCACAAAGGTCAAAAATCACGCTCTGGCGGTTCAGTTCGTCCAGGTTTCGAAGGCGGTCAAATGCCTCTGAAACAGCGTCTACCAAAATTCGGTTTCACTTCTCGTAAGAGCCTAGTGTCTGCTGAAGTTCGTCTAGCTGAGCTAGCGAAAGTAACTGGTGACGTAGTTGATCTGAACAGCCTAAAAGCTGCTAACGTAATCACTAAGAACATCGAATTCGTTAAGATCGTTCTTTCTGGTGAACTTAGCAAAGCTGTGACTGTTAAAGGTCTACGCGTGACTAAAGGCGCTAAAGCTGCAATCGAAGCTGCAGGCGGTAAAATCGAGGAATAA
- the rpmD gene encoding 50S ribosomal protein L30 — protein sequence MATIKVTQTKSSIGRLPKHKACLKGLGLRRINHTVELEDTPCVRGMINKVYYMVKIEE from the coding sequence ATGGCAACTATTAAAGTAACTCAAACTAAAAGCTCAATTGGTCGCCTACCTAAGCACAAAGCGTGTCTTAAAGGTCTAGGTCTTCGTCGCATCAACCATACAGTAGAACTTGAAGATACTCCGTGCGTACGCGGTATGATCAACAAGGTTTACTACATGGTTAAGATTGAGGAGTAA
- the rpsE gene encoding 30S ribosomal protein S5, translated as MAKEQQQANDLQEKLIAVNRVSKTVKGGRIMSFTALTVVGDGNGRVGFGYGKAREVPAAIQKAMEKARRNMVTVALNEGTLHHPVKGRHSGSKVYMQPAAEGTGVIAGGAMRAVLEVAGVHNVLSKAYGSTNPINIVRATIGALVDVKSPEMVAAKRGLTVESISE; from the coding sequence ATGGCTAAAGAACAACAACAAGCTAATGATTTGCAAGAAAAGCTGATCGCAGTTAACCGTGTTTCTAAGACGGTTAAAGGTGGTCGAATCATGAGCTTCACTGCACTAACAGTAGTTGGTGACGGTAACGGTCGTGTAGGTTTCGGTTACGGCAAAGCTCGTGAAGTACCTGCAGCGATCCAAAAAGCAATGGAAAAAGCGCGTCGTAACATGGTTACTGTTGCGCTGAACGAAGGCACACTTCACCACCCGGTGAAAGGTCGTCATTCGGGCTCTAAAGTTTACATGCAGCCAGCTGCAGAAGGTACAGGTGTAATTGCCGGTGGTGCAATGCGTGCTGTACTTGAAGTTGCAGGTGTACACAACGTACTTTCTAAAGCATACGGTTCTACGAACCCAATCAACATCGTTCGTGCAACGATTGGTGCTCTAGTAGACGTTAAGTCACCAGAAATGGTTGCTGCTAAACGTGGTCTAACTGTTGAATCTATTTCGGAGTAA
- the rplR gene encoding 50S ribosomal protein L18, translating to MDKKASRIRRATRARRKIAELRVERLVVHRTPRHVYAQVIAANGSEVIAAASTVEKAIREQVKNTGNIDAAKAVGKAVAERALEKGVTAVAFDRSGFQYHGRVAALADSAREAGLKF from the coding sequence ATGGATAAGAAAGCATCTCGCATCCGTCGTGCTACACGTGCACGTCGTAAGATTGCAGAACTTCGCGTTGAGCGTCTAGTAGTACACCGTACTCCTCGTCACGTATACGCACAAGTTATCGCGGCAAACGGCTCTGAGGTTATCGCAGCTGCTTCTACTGTAGAAAAAGCGATCCGTGAGCAAGTTAAGAACACTGGTAACATCGATGCAGCTAAAGCAGTAGGTAAAGCTGTTGCTGAGCGCGCTCTTGAAAAAGGCGTAACTGCTGTTGCATTTGATCGTTCTGGTTTCCAATACCACGGTCGAGTAGCGGCGCTAGCAGATTCTGCTCGCGAAGCTGGTCTGAAATTCTAA
- the rplF gene encoding 50S ribosomal protein L6, translating to MSRVAKAPVAIPAGVEVKLNGQEITVKGGKGELTRVLNDAVVIAQEENNLTFGPKEGVVNAWAQAGTARALVNNMVVGVTEGFTKKLTLKGVGYRAAMKGNSVALTLGFSHPVEHALPEGIKAECPSQTEIVVTGCDKQLVGQVAADIRSYREPEPYKGKGVRYADENVRTKEAKKK from the coding sequence ATGTCTCGTGTTGCTAAAGCACCTGTCGCTATTCCAGCTGGCGTAGAGGTGAAACTAAACGGCCAAGAAATCACTGTAAAAGGTGGTAAAGGTGAGCTTACTCGCGTTCTTAACGACGCCGTAGTTATCGCACAGGAAGAAAACAACCTAACTTTCGGTCCGAAAGAAGGTGTTGTTAACGCATGGGCACAAGCTGGTACAGCTCGCGCTCTAGTTAACAACATGGTTGTGGGTGTTACTGAGGGCTTCACTAAGAAGCTAACTCTAAAGGGTGTTGGTTACCGTGCTGCTATGAAAGGCAACTCTGTAGCTCTAACTCTTGGTTTTTCTCACCCAGTAGAGCACGCTCTACCTGAAGGTATTAAAGCTGAGTGCCCTAGCCAAACTGAGATCGTTGTAACTGGTTGTGACAAGCAACTAGTTGGTCAAGTTGCGGCTGACATTCGTTCTTACCGTGAACCTGAGCCATACAAAGGCAAAGGTGTACGTTACGCAGATGAAAATGTGCGTACTAAAGAAGCTAAGAAGAAGTAA
- the rpsH gene encoding 30S ribosomal protein S8: MSMQDPISDMLTRVRNGQAANKVAVKMPSSKLKVAIAALLKAEGYITDFAVEGEAKPELEVTLKYFQAKPVIEQIKRVSRPGLRVYKNKDSLPTVMGGLGIAVVSTSKGLMTDRAARKAGLGGEIICYVA, from the coding sequence ATGAGCATGCAAGATCCGATTTCGGATATGCTGACCCGCGTTCGTAACGGTCAGGCAGCAAACAAAGTTGCTGTTAAAATGCCTTCTTCAAAGCTTAAAGTTGCAATTGCTGCACTACTAAAAGCTGAAGGTTACATCACTGACTTCGCTGTAGAAGGCGAAGCAAAACCTGAGCTAGAAGTTACTCTTAAGTACTTCCAAGCTAAACCTGTAATCGAGCAAATCAAGCGCGTATCACGCCCTGGTCTACGAGTTTATAAAAATAAAGACTCGCTACCAACAGTGATGGGTGGTCTTGGTATTGCAGTTGTTTCTACTTCCAAGGGTCTTATGACTGACCGTGCTGCTCGCAAAGCAGGTCTTGGCGGTGAAATCATCTGTTACGTAGCTTAA
- the rpsN gene encoding 30S ribosomal protein S14: MAKQSMKAREAKRAKLVAKFAEKRAALKALISDVNASEEDRWNAVLKLQALPRDSSASRQRNRCNQTGRPHGYLRKFGLSRIKVREACMKGEIPGLRKASW; the protein is encoded by the coding sequence ATGGCTAAACAATCAATGAAAGCACGTGAAGCTAAGCGTGCGAAGCTAGTTGCTAAATTCGCTGAAAAGCGTGCAGCACTAAAAGCTCTAATCAGCGATGTAAACGCATCTGAAGAAGATCGTTGGAACGCAGTACTTAAACTGCAAGCTCTTCCACGTGATTCAAGTGCATCACGTCAGCGCAACCGTTGTAACCAAACTGGTCGTCCACACGGTTACCTACGTAAGTTCGGTCTAAGCCGTATCAAAGTTCGTGAAGCTTGCATGAAAGGCGAGATTCCTGGACTTCGTAAGGCTAGCTGGTAA
- the rplE gene encoding 50S ribosomal protein L5 — translation MAKLHDYYKSSVVAELTKEFGYTSVMQVPRIEKITLNMGVGEAINDKKLLENAAADMATISGQKPLITKARKSVAGFKIREGYPIGCKVTLRGERMWEFLERLISIALPRVRDFRGVSAKSFDGRGNYSMGVREQIIFPEIDYDKVDRVRGLDITITTSAGTDSEGRALLAAFNFPFRK, via the coding sequence ATGGCGAAACTGCATGATTACTACAAGTCGTCTGTAGTCGCTGAGCTTACCAAAGAGTTCGGCTACACAAGCGTCATGCAAGTCCCTAGGATTGAGAAAATCACCCTAAACATGGGCGTTGGTGAAGCAATCAACGATAAGAAACTGCTAGAAAACGCAGCAGCTGATATGGCAACGATCTCTGGTCAAAAGCCACTTATCACTAAAGCGCGTAAATCTGTTGCAGGTTTCAAAATTCGTGAAGGCTACCCAATTGGTTGTAAAGTAACCTTACGTGGCGAACGTATGTGGGAGTTCCTAGAGCGTCTTATCTCTATCGCTCTTCCACGTGTACGTGATTTCCGTGGTGTTAGCGCTAAGTCTTTTGACGGTCGCGGTAACTACAGCATGGGCGTTCGCGAGCAAATCATCTTCCCGGAAATCGACTACGATAAAGTCGATCGTGTACGCGGTCTTGATATTACTATCACGACGTCTGCTGGCACTGATTCGGAAGGCCGTGCTCTGCTGGCTGCCTTTAACTTCCCATTCCGTAAGTAA
- the rplX gene encoding 50S ribosomal protein L24, with amino-acid sequence MAAKIRRNDEVIILAGKDKGKKGKVTKVLTTGKVIVEGINLVKKHQKPQPALGQQGGIVEQEAAIDASNVAIFNAATGKADRIGFRIEDGKKVRFFKSNGETVSN; translated from the coding sequence ATGGCAGCTAAAATCCGTCGTAATGACGAAGTAATCATTCTTGCTGGTAAAGATAAAGGCAAGAAAGGTAAAGTAACTAAGGTTCTGACAACTGGTAAAGTTATCGTTGAAGGTATCAACCTTGTGAAGAAGCACCAAAAGCCTCAACCGGCTCTAGGTCAGCAAGGTGGCATCGTTGAACAAGAAGCAGCAATCGATGCTTCTAACGTTGCAATCTTTAACGCGGCTACTGGTAAAGCAGACCGCATCGGTTTCCGTATCGAAGATGGTAAGAAAGTTCGTTTCTTTAAGTCTAACGGCGAAACTGTTTCTAACTAA
- the rplN gene encoding 50S ribosomal protein L14, protein MIQMQSTLDAADNSGARKVMCIKVLGGSHRRYAHIGDIIKVTVKEAIPRGKVKKGDVLKAVVVRTRKGVRRPDGSVIRFDSNACVLLNDTTEQPVGTRIFGPVTRELRNAKFMKIVSLAPEVL, encoded by the coding sequence ATGATCCAGATGCAAAGTACACTTGACGCAGCAGATAACTCTGGCGCGCGCAAGGTAATGTGTATTAAGGTTCTGGGTGGCTCTCACCGTCGTTATGCACATATCGGTGACATCATCAAAGTTACAGTTAAGGAAGCAATTCCTCGCGGTAAAGTAAAAAAAGGTGATGTTCTGAAGGCGGTTGTAGTGCGCACCCGTAAAGGCGTTCGTCGCCCAGACGGTTCTGTCATTCGCTTCGACAGTAATGCTTGTGTATTGTTAAACGACACTACTGAGCAACCAGTCGGCACACGTATCTTTGGTCCTGTGACTCGTGAACTTCGTAACGCGAAATTCATGAAAATTGTGTCACTAGCACCTGAAGTTCTGTAA
- the rpsQ gene encoding 30S ribosomal protein S17, whose translation MSETNRIQQGRVISDKMDKSIVVAIERTVKHPIYGKYVKRTTKVHAHDEDNTCGLGDKVEIAECRPLSKTKSWTLVKVLEKAKI comes from the coding sequence ATGAGCGAAACTAACCGCATCCAGCAAGGTCGTGTAATTAGTGACAAGATGGACAAGTCTATCGTTGTTGCTATCGAACGTACTGTAAAACACCCAATTTACGGTAAATACGTTAAGCGCACGACTAAAGTACACGCACACGATGAAGACAACACTTGTGGCCTAGGCGACAAAGTTGAAATCGCTGAGTGTCGTCCACTGTCTAAGACTAAGTCTTGGACATTGGTTAAAGTTCTAGAAAAAGCGAAGATTTAA
- the rpmC gene encoding 50S ribosomal protein L29, whose amino-acid sequence MKAQDLREKNVEELNAELLNLLREQFNLRMQAATGQLQQTHTLKAVRRDIARVKTVLTEKAGA is encoded by the coding sequence ATGAAAGCACAAGATCTACGCGAAAAGAACGTTGAAGAGCTTAACGCTGAGCTATTGAATTTGCTACGCGAACAGTTCAACCTGCGCATGCAGGCTGCTACTGGTCAGCTTCAGCAAACTCATACTCTAAAAGCTGTACGCCGTGATATCGCACGTGTGAAAACTGTTTTGACTGAAAAGGCAGGCGCATAA
- the rplP gene encoding 50S ribosomal protein L16 has protein sequence MLQPKRTKFRKVQTGRNRGLAKGTEVSFGEFGLKAVGRGRITARQIEAARRAMTRHIKRQGQIWIRIFPDKPITEKPLEVRQGKGKGNVEYWVAQIQPGKVMYEMNGVPEELAREAFRLAARKLPVKTTFVTKQVM, from the coding sequence ATGCTACAACCAAAACGTACTAAGTTCCGCAAGGTTCAGACTGGTCGTAACCGTGGTCTAGCTAAAGGTACTGAAGTAAGCTTCGGCGAATTCGGTCTTAAAGCTGTTGGTCGCGGACGTATTACTGCTCGTCAAATCGAAGCGGCTCGTCGTGCTATGACACGTCACATTAAGCGTCAAGGTCAAATCTGGATTCGTATCTTCCCAGACAAACCGATTACTGAAAAACCTCTTGAAGTTCGTCAAGGTAAAGGTAAAGGTAACGTTGAGTACTGGGTAGCACAAATCCAACCTGGTAAGGTTATGTACGAAATGAATGGCGTACCAGAAGAGTTGGCACGTGAAGCGTTCCGCCTAGCGGCACGTAAACTGCCTGTTAAAACTACTTTTGTAACTAAGCAGGTGATGTAA
- the rpsC gene encoding 30S ribosomal protein S3: MGQKVHPNGIRLGIVKPWNATWFANTKDFADNLDGDFKVRQFLTKELQKASLSRIVIERPAKSIRVTIHTARPGVVIGKKGEDVEKLRAAVAKIAGVPAQINIAEVRKPELDGQLVADSIASQLERRVMFRRAMKRAVQNAMRLGAKGIKVEVSGRLGGAEIARSEWYREGRVPLHTLRADIDYATSSAHTQYGVIGIKVWIFKGEILGGMPAANAVEPKGDKPKKQRKGRK, encoded by the coding sequence ATGGGTCAGAAAGTACATCCTAATGGTATTCGTCTTGGCATCGTTAAGCCTTGGAATGCTACATGGTTTGCTAACACCAAAGATTTCGCTGACAACCTAGACGGCGACTTCAAGGTACGTCAGTTCCTTACTAAGGAACTACAAAAAGCATCACTATCTCGTATCGTTATCGAGCGTCCAGCTAAGAGCATCCGTGTGACAATTCACACTGCTCGTCCTGGCGTTGTTATCGGTAAGAAAGGTGAAGACGTTGAGAAGCTACGCGCAGCTGTAGCTAAAATCGCAGGTGTACCAGCGCAGATTAACATCGCTGAAGTACGTAAGCCTGAGCTAGATGGTCAGCTAGTAGCTGATAGCATCGCGTCTCAACTAGAGCGTCGTGTTATGTTCCGTCGTGCTATGAAGCGCGCAGTACAAAACGCAATGCGTCTAGGCGCTAAAGGTATCAAAGTGGAAGTAAGCGGTCGTCTAGGCGGCGCTGAAATCGCACGTTCTGAGTGGTACCGTGAAGGCCGTGTGCCTCTACACACTCTACGTGCAGACATTGATTACGCAACTTCTTCGGCTCACACTCAATACGGTGTGATCGGCATTAAAGTTTGGATCTTCAAAGGTGAGATTCTAGGCGGTATGCCAGCTGCTAACGCAGTAGAGCCTAAAGGCGATAAGCCTAAGAAGCAGCGTAAAGGCCGTAAGTAA
- the rplV gene encoding 50S ribosomal protein L22 yields the protein MEALAKHNFARISPQKARLVADQIRGKSVDQALEILTFSNKKAAVLVKKVLESAIANAEHNEGADIDDLNVAKIFVDEGPIMKRIMPRAKGRADRILKRSSHITVVVADR from the coding sequence ATGGAAGCTTTAGCTAAACATAACTTTGCTCGTATTTCTCCACAGAAAGCTCGCTTAGTTGCAGACCAAATTCGCGGTAAGTCGGTAGACCAAGCTCTAGAAATTCTAACTTTCAGCAACAAAAAAGCTGCTGTTCTAGTTAAGAAAGTTCTAGAGTCAGCTATCGCAAACGCGGAGCATAACGAAGGTGCAGATATCGACGATCTAAATGTCGCTAAAATCTTCGTAGATGAGGGCCCTATCATGAAGCGTATTATGCCTCGTGCTAAAGGCCGTGCGGATCGTATCTTGAAGCGTTCAAGCCACATCACTGTTGTTGTAGCAGATCGCTAG
- the rpsS gene encoding 30S ribosomal protein S19 — MPRSLKKGPFIDLHLLKKVEKAVESGDKKPIKTWSRRSMIIPTMIGLTIAVHNGRQHVPVFVTEEMIGHKLGEFAPTRTYRGHAADKKAKKK, encoded by the coding sequence ATGCCACGTTCTCTCAAGAAAGGTCCTTTTATTGACCTACACTTGCTGAAGAAGGTAGAGAAAGCGGTGGAAAGCGGAGACAAAAAGCCTATTAAGACTTGGTCCCGTCGCTCAATGATCATCCCAACAATGATTGGTTTGACCATCGCTGTCCATAATGGTCGTCAGCACGTTCCAGTTTTCGTTACCGAAGAAATGATCGGTCACAAACTGGGTGAATTTGCACCAACTCGTACTTATCGCGGTCACGCTGCAGATAAGAAAGCTAAGAAGAAGTAA
- the rplB gene encoding 50S ribosomal protein L2, with protein sequence MAIVKCKPTSPGRRHVVKVVNADLHKGKPYAPLLEKNSKNGGRNNNGRITVRHIGGGHKHHYRVIDFKRTKDGIPAKVERLEYDPNRSANIALVLYADGERRYIIAPKGVNAGDQIQSGVDAPIKAGNTLPMRNIPVGSTVHCVELKPGKGAQLARSAGAYAQIVARDGAYVTIRLRSGEMRKVLSEGRATIGEVGNSEHMLRELGKAGASRWRGVRPTVRGVVMNPVDHPHGGGEGRTSGGRHPVSPWGVPTKGFKTRKNKRTDKYIVRRRNK encoded by the coding sequence ATGGCTATTGTTAAATGTAAGCCGACTTCCCCTGGTCGTCGTCACGTCGTTAAAGTTGTTAACGCTGACCTACACAAGGGTAAGCCATACGCACCACTTCTAGAGAAAAACTCTAAGAACGGTGGTCGTAACAACAACGGTCGTATCACAGTACGTCACATCGGCGGTGGTCACAAGCACCACTACCGTGTAATTGACTTCAAACGTACTAAAGACGGTATCCCAGCGAAAGTTGAGCGTCTAGAATACGATCCAAACCGTAGCGCTAACATCGCTCTAGTTCTGTACGCAGACGGTGAGCGTCGTTACATCATTGCACCAAAAGGTGTTAACGCAGGTGATCAGATCCAATCTGGTGTAGATGCGCCAATCAAAGCAGGTAACACTCTGCCGATGCGCAACATCCCAGTAGGTTCTACTGTACACTGTGTTGAACTTAAGCCTGGTAAAGGTGCTCAACTAGCTCGTTCGGCTGGTGCTTATGCTCAAATCGTTGCTCGCGACGGTGCATACGTAACTATCCGTCTACGTTCTGGTGAAATGCGCAAAGTACTTTCTGAAGGTCGTGCAACGATCGGTGAAGTTGGTAACTCTGAGCATATGCTACGTGAACTTGGTAAAGCTGGTGCTTCACGCTGGCGCGGCGTACGTCCAACCGTACGTGGTGTAGTAATGAACCCGGTTGATCACCCACACGGTGGTGGTGAAGGCCGCACATCTGGTGGTCGTCACCCAGTTTCTCCTTGGGGCGTTCCTACTAAGGGCTTCAAGACTCGTAAGAACAAGCGCACTGACAAGTACATCGTACGTCGTCGTAACAAGTAA
- the rplW gene encoding 50S ribosomal protein L23 has translation MITEERILKVLRAPHISEKATMAAEKANTIVFKVAKDATKKEIKAAVEKLFEVEVKSVNTLVLKGKTKRQGMREGRRSDVKKAYVTLKEGQDLDFVGGAE, from the coding sequence ATGATCACTGAAGAGCGTATCTTAAAAGTTCTACGTGCTCCGCACATCTCTGAAAAAGCAACTATGGCAGCTGAGAAAGCGAACACTATCGTTTTCAAAGTAGCTAAAGATGCGACTAAAAAAGAGATCAAAGCAGCTGTAGAAAAGCTATTTGAAGTTGAAGTTAAGTCTGTAAATACTCTTGTTCTTAAGGGTAAGACCAAACGTCAAGGTATGCGTGAAGGCCGTCGTTCAGACGTTAAGAAAGCCTACGTTACTTTGAAAGAAGGTCAAGATCTTGACTTCGTTGGCGGCGCGGAATAA
- the rplD gene encoding 50S ribosomal protein L4: MELMVKGADALTVSETTFGRDFNEALVHQVVVAYAAGARQGTRAQKTRSEVSGGGAKPWRQKGTGRARAGTIRSPIWRTGGVTFAAKPQDHSQKVNKKMYRGAMKSILSELVRQERLIVVDNFSVEAPKTKELVAKLKELELSDVLIVTGEVDENLFLAARNLYKVDARDVAGIDPVSLIAFDKVLMTADAVKQVEESLA; this comes from the coding sequence ATGGAATTGATGGTTAAAGGTGCTGATGCACTAACTGTTTCCGAGACTACTTTCGGACGTGACTTCAACGAAGCTCTTGTACACCAAGTAGTTGTTGCATACGCAGCAGGTGCTCGTCAAGGTACTCGTGCTCAAAAGACTCGTTCTGAAGTATCTGGCGGTGGCGCTAAGCCATGGCGTCAAAAAGGTACTGGCCGCGCACGTGCTGGTACAATTCGTAGCCCAATCTGGCGTACAGGTGGTGTTACTTTTGCTGCGAAACCTCAAGATCACAGCCAAAAAGTAAACAAGAAAATGTACCGCGGTGCTATGAAGAGCATTCTTTCTGAGCTTGTTCGTCAAGAACGTCTAATCGTTGTTGATAACTTCTCAGTAGAAGCACCAAAAACAAAAGAACTTGTAGCTAAGCTTAAAGAGCTTGAGCTAAGCGACGTTCTGATTGTTACTGGCGAAGTAGATGAAAATCTATTCTTAGCTGCTCGTAACCTTTACAAAGTTGACGCGCGTGACGTTGCTGGTATCGACCCAGTATCTCTAATTGCGTTTGACAAGGTTCTAATGACTGCTGACGCAGTTAAGCAAGTTGAGGAGTCGCTAGCATGA